One window from the genome of Chrysemys picta bellii isolate R12L10 chromosome 15, ASM1138683v2, whole genome shotgun sequence encodes:
- the CABP1 gene encoding calcium-binding protein 1 isoform X4: MMLAQNCAVMHNLLGPACIFLRKGFAENRQPDRELRPEEIEELREAFKEFDKDKDGFINCRDLGNCMRTMGYMPTEMELIELSQQINMNLGGHVDFEDFVELMGPKLLAETADMIGVKELRDAFREFDTNGDGEISTSELREAMKKLLGQQVGHRDIEEIIRDVDLNGDGHVDFEEFVRMMSR; encoded by the exons ATGATGCTGGCCCAGAACTGCGCCGTCATGCACAACCTCCTGGGGCCAGCATGCATCTTCCTGAGGAAGGGCTTCGCAGAAAACAGGCAGCCT GACAGAGAACTGCGACCAGAAGAAATTGAAG AGTTAAGAGAAGCCTTCAAGGAGTTTGATAAAGACAAGGATGGGTTTATCAACTGCAGGGACCTGGGGAACTGCATGCGGACCATGGGCTACATGCCTACCGAGATGGAGCTCATAGAGCTATCCCAGCAGATCAACATGAATT TGGGCGGTCATGTGGATTTTGAAGATTTTGTGGAGCTGATGGGACCAAAGCTTTTGGCAGAAACTGCAGATATGATTGGTGTAAAGGAGCTACGTGATGCCTTCAGAGAG TTTGACACCAATGGTGATGGAGAGATCAGCACCAGTGAGCTGCGGGAGGCCATGAAGAagctgctggggcagcaggtgggccATCGGGATATTGAAGAGATCATCCGAGATGTGGACCTGAACGGAGATGGGCACGTGGATTTTGAAG AGTTTGTTAGGATGATGTCCCGTTGA
- the CABP1 gene encoding calcium-binding protein 1 isoform X3 yields the protein MGNCVKSPLRNLSKKIRHEEKTCYKAVQTSEEGPSACEYQGPLMMLAQNCAVMHNLLGPACIFLRKGFAENRQPDRELRPEEIEELREAFKEFDKDKDGFINCRDLGNCMRTMGYMPTEMELIELSQQINMNLGGHVDFEDFVELMGPKLLAETADMIGVKELRDAFREFDTNGDGEISTSELREAMKKLLGQQVGHRDIEEIIRDVDLNGDGHVDFEEFVRMMSR from the exons ATGGGCAACTGTGTGAAGTCTCCACTGAGAAACCTCTCGAAAAAG ATTCGTCATGAGGAGAAGACCTGCTATAAGGCTGTTCAGACGAGTGAAGAGGGACCGTCAGCCTGCGAGTACCAAGGTCCACTCATGATGCTGGCCCAGAACTGCGCCGTCATGCACAACCTCCTGGGGCCAGCATGCATCTTCCTGAGGAAGGGCTTCGCAGAAAACAGGCAGCCT GACAGAGAACTGCGACCAGAAGAAATTGAAG AGTTAAGAGAAGCCTTCAAGGAGTTTGATAAAGACAAGGATGGGTTTATCAACTGCAGGGACCTGGGGAACTGCATGCGGACCATGGGCTACATGCCTACCGAGATGGAGCTCATAGAGCTATCCCAGCAGATCAACATGAATT TGGGCGGTCATGTGGATTTTGAAGATTTTGTGGAGCTGATGGGACCAAAGCTTTTGGCAGAAACTGCAGATATGATTGGTGTAAAGGAGCTACGTGATGCCTTCAGAGAG TTTGACACCAATGGTGATGGAGAGATCAGCACCAGTGAGCTGCGGGAGGCCATGAAGAagctgctggggcagcaggtgggccATCGGGATATTGAAGAGATCATCCGAGATGTGGACCTGAACGGAGATGGGCACGTGGATTTTGAAG AGTTTGTTAGGATGATGTCCCGTTGA
- the CABP1 gene encoding calcium-binding protein 1 isoform X5: MGNCVKSPLRNLSKKDRELRPEEIEELREAFKEFDKDKDGFINCRDLGNCMRTMGYMPTEMELIELSQQINMNLGGHVDFEDFVELMGPKLLAETADMIGVKELRDAFREFDTNGDGEISTSELREAMKKLLGQQVGHRDIEEIIRDVDLNGDGHVDFEEFVRMMSR; encoded by the exons ATGGGCAACTGTGTGAAGTCTCCACTGAGAAACCTCTCGAAAAAG GACAGAGAACTGCGACCAGAAGAAATTGAAG AGTTAAGAGAAGCCTTCAAGGAGTTTGATAAAGACAAGGATGGGTTTATCAACTGCAGGGACCTGGGGAACTGCATGCGGACCATGGGCTACATGCCTACCGAGATGGAGCTCATAGAGCTATCCCAGCAGATCAACATGAATT TGGGCGGTCATGTGGATTTTGAAGATTTTGTGGAGCTGATGGGACCAAAGCTTTTGGCAGAAACTGCAGATATGATTGGTGTAAAGGAGCTACGTGATGCCTTCAGAGAG TTTGACACCAATGGTGATGGAGAGATCAGCACCAGTGAGCTGCGGGAGGCCATGAAGAagctgctggggcagcaggtgggccATCGGGATATTGAAGAGATCATCCGAGATGTGGACCTGAACGGAGATGGGCACGTGGATTTTGAAG AGTTTGTTAGGATGATGTCCCGTTGA